One window of Streptomyces sp. SUK 48 genomic DNA carries:
- a CDS encoding DUF4126 domain-containing protein codes for MSVLPLVFTSGWASGINAYAVVLLLGLFGVTGVSDDVPQALQRPEVLIIAGVLFLCEAAADKVPYVDSVWDSVHTVIRPAAGAWVGALLAGHSGSYSEVTAALIGGSTALASHSVKAGTRMAVNASPEPFSNIALSIGEDLGVGALVSFALFHPQAAAVIAAVLLVAGLATLFFLVSRIRRFLRRRAQRREERRLASRVP; via the coding sequence GTGTCCGTACTCCCGCTCGTCTTCACCAGTGGCTGGGCCAGCGGCATCAACGCCTACGCGGTGGTGCTCCTGCTCGGCCTGTTCGGCGTGACCGGGGTGAGCGACGACGTCCCCCAGGCCCTCCAGCGGCCCGAGGTGCTGATCATCGCGGGCGTGCTGTTCCTGTGCGAGGCGGCCGCCGACAAGGTGCCCTACGTCGACTCGGTGTGGGACTCCGTGCACACCGTGATCCGGCCCGCCGCGGGCGCCTGGGTGGGCGCGCTGCTCGCCGGGCACAGCGGCTCGTACTCGGAGGTGACGGCCGCGCTGATCGGCGGTTCGACGGCGCTGGCCAGCCACTCGGTCAAGGCCGGGACGCGGATGGCGGTCAACGCCTCGCCGGAGCCGTTCAGCAATATCGCGCTGAGCATCGGCGAGGACCTGGGCGTCGGCGCGCTGGTCTCCTTCGCGCTCTTCCATCCGCAGGCGGCGGCGGTCATCGCGGCGGTGCTGCTGGTCGCGGGGCTGGCCACGCTGTTCTTCCTGGTCTCCCGCATCCGGCGCTTCCTGCGCCGCCGCGCACAGCG
- a CDS encoding TetR/AcrR family transcriptional regulator translates to MESSSARAGGSTRREATRQRLYEAAVTLIAEQGFSATTVDEIAERAGVAKGTVYYNFASKSVLFEELLRHGVGLLTASLREAAEQSAHEGGSRVDALDAMVRAGLVFIDRYPAFTQLYVAELWRTNRAWQSTLMVVRQEAVAVVEGVLREGVAGGEFSEEIDVQLTAAALVGMVLVAALDWKSFQPQRSLDDVHAALSRLLQGRVSGRV, encoded by the coding sequence ATGGAAAGCAGCAGCGCCAGGGCCGGCGGCAGCACGCGCCGGGAGGCGACCCGGCAGAGGCTCTACGAGGCGGCCGTCACGCTCATCGCCGAGCAGGGTTTCTCCGCGACCACCGTGGACGAGATCGCCGAGCGCGCGGGGGTCGCCAAGGGCACCGTCTACTACAACTTCGCGAGCAAGTCGGTCCTCTTCGAGGAGCTGCTGCGGCACGGGGTCGGCCTGCTCACCGCCTCTCTGCGGGAGGCCGCGGAACAGTCCGCGCACGAGGGCGGCAGCCGGGTGGACGCGCTGGACGCGATGGTCCGCGCCGGACTGGTCTTCATCGACCGCTACCCGGCCTTCACCCAGCTGTACGTGGCCGAGCTGTGGCGCACCAACCGGGCCTGGCAGTCCACGCTGATGGTGGTGCGCCAGGAGGCCGTGGCCGTGGTCGAGGGCGTGCTGCGCGAGGGAGTGGCGGGCGGCGAGTTCAGCGAGGAGATCGACGTCCAGCTGACGGCGGCGGCGCTGGTCGGCATGGTCCTGGTGGCCGCGCTCGACTGGAAGTCCTTCCAGCCGCAGCGCTCCCTGGACGATGTGCACGCGGCCCTGTCCCGGCTGCTCCAGGGCCGGGTCAGCGGCCGGGTCTGA
- a CDS encoding YhgE/Pip domain-containing protein, translating to MRSPRLAALELRRFGRGRLPRAALVALLVLPLLYGGLYLWSFWNPYGRLDRIPVALVNDDKGATAGGKKITAGDDLESRLRDSKTFDWHEVSDAEARKGVENGTYYLSLTMPSDFSERIASSSGADPETGALQVRSNDANNYIVGQISRTVFNEVRSAASSKASRSFLDKIFISFSDIHDKTTTAAKGADKLNSGLGKAEKGSKDLADGLTDAKSGSGKLVKGIKKLDTGSGDLQEGSRQVADGTQALADKVDGVYAEAGPFLKDNEKTIGDTARLVADSAKTVQDNLDVLVKHAPLAAKAAHLSATALADIYKERCESATVPDPACPQLKKAEQAAAEVAGVADDLNTLIADQNGDLATMRDNLGTLRTQATALQKSAPHLYEDVSDAVKKIDKLNAGAQKVADGAKKLHTGLATAKTGATTLDAGIGTAKTGAQTLDGGLYKLSDGSEKLAGGLHDGAKKIPDYDKHDRDQRTGVMADPVQLASHDLHKAPNYGTGFAPYFIPLSLWVGAMVAYMLIAPLNRRALAAGSPPWRIAFAGWLPVVALGVLQVSALMAVLHWAIGLQMLHVAGTIGFLFLVTTCFAAIVQWLNARFGAAGRILVLALLMLQLTSAGGTYPVQTSPGFFNAIHPYLPMSYVVSALRRLITGGGLGPVWQACAVLTAFTVGALALTALAARKRQVWTLDRLHPELTL from the coding sequence ATGCGCTCGCCTAGGCTCGCCGCCCTCGAACTGCGGCGCTTCGGGCGCGGCAGGCTGCCGCGCGCCGCCCTCGTCGCCCTGCTCGTGCTGCCGCTGCTCTACGGCGGCCTGTACCTGTGGTCCTTCTGGAACCCGTACGGCCGCCTGGACCGCATCCCGGTGGCCCTGGTCAACGACGACAAGGGCGCCACCGCGGGCGGCAAGAAGATCACCGCGGGCGACGACCTCGAGTCCCGGCTGCGCGACAGCAAGACCTTCGACTGGCACGAGGTGAGCGACGCCGAGGCCCGCAAGGGCGTGGAGAACGGCACGTACTACCTGTCGCTCACCATGCCGAGCGACTTCAGCGAGCGCATCGCCTCCAGCTCCGGCGCCGACCCGGAGACCGGCGCCCTCCAGGTGCGCAGCAACGACGCGAACAACTACATCGTCGGGCAGATCTCCCGCACGGTCTTCAACGAGGTGCGCTCGGCGGCGTCCAGCAAGGCGTCGCGGTCCTTCCTGGACAAGATCTTCATCTCGTTCTCCGACATCCACGACAAGACGACCACGGCCGCCAAGGGTGCCGACAAGCTGAACTCCGGCCTGGGGAAGGCCGAGAAGGGGTCCAAGGACCTCGCCGACGGGCTCACGGACGCCAAGAGCGGCAGCGGGAAACTCGTCAAGGGCATCAAGAAGCTGGACACCGGCTCCGGCGACCTCCAGGAGGGCTCCCGGCAGGTCGCCGACGGCACCCAGGCGCTCGCCGACAAGGTCGACGGCGTCTACGCCGAGGCCGGTCCGTTCCTGAAGGACAACGAGAAGACCATCGGGGACACCGCGCGCCTGGTCGCCGACTCGGCCAAGACGGTCCAGGACAACCTCGACGTCCTGGTGAAACACGCGCCCCTGGCCGCGAAGGCCGCGCATCTGTCCGCCACCGCCCTCGCGGACATCTACAAGGAGCGCTGCGAGAGCGCCACCGTCCCCGATCCGGCCTGCCCGCAGCTGAAGAAGGCCGAGCAGGCCGCCGCGGAGGTGGCCGGTGTCGCGGACGACCTGAACACCCTGATCGCCGACCAGAACGGCGACCTCGCGACCATGCGGGACAACCTGGGCACCCTGCGCACGCAGGCGACCGCCCTCCAGAAGAGCGCGCCCCACCTGTACGAGGACGTCAGCGACGCCGTCAAGAAGATCGACAAGCTGAACGCCGGCGCGCAGAAGGTCGCCGACGGCGCCAAGAAGCTGCACACCGGCCTGGCCACCGCCAAGACCGGTGCCACCACCCTGGACGCGGGCATCGGCACCGCCAAGACCGGCGCCCAGACCCTCGACGGCGGCCTGTACAAGCTGTCCGACGGCTCCGAGAAGCTCGCCGGCGGGCTGCACGACGGCGCCAAGAAGATCCCCGACTACGACAAGCACGACCGCGACCAGCGCACCGGCGTCATGGCCGACCCGGTCCAGCTGGCCTCCCACGATCTGCACAAGGCGCCCAACTACGGCACCGGTTTCGCCCCGTACTTCATCCCGCTGTCCCTGTGGGTGGGCGCGATGGTGGCCTACATGCTGATCGCGCCGCTCAACCGGCGTGCCCTGGCGGCCGGTTCACCGCCGTGGCGGATCGCGTTCGCCGGCTGGCTTCCGGTGGTCGCGCTGGGCGTGCTCCAGGTGAGCGCGCTGATGGCCGTACTGCACTGGGCGATCGGGCTCCAGATGCTGCACGTGGCCGGCACGATCGGCTTCCTGTTCCTGGTCACCACGTGCTTCGCGGCGATCGTGCAGTGGCTCAACGCCCGCTTCGGCGCGGCCGGCCGGATCCTGGTCCTCGCCCTGCTGATGCTCCAGCTGACCTCGGCGGGCGGCACGTATCCGGTGCAGACCAGCCCGGGCTTCTTCAACGCCATCCACCCGTATCTGCCGATGAGTTACGTCGTGTCGGCGCTGCGCCGGCTGATCACCGGCGGCGGGCTGGGCCCGGTGTGGCAGGCGTGCGCGGTGCTGACCGCGTTCACCGTGGGCGCCCTCGCGCTGACCGCGCTCGCGGCCCGCAAGCGGCAGGTGTGGACGCTGGACCGGCTGCACCCGGAGCTGACCCTGTGA
- a CDS encoding ATP-binding cassette domain-containing protein: protein MDGAHVTAEGLGLKGPRGWAFRGVTLDAEPGSLIAIEGPSGSGRTCLLLALTGRMKSTEGVATVGGSTLPRHLAAVRRFGALANVAGVTDLEPALTVGEHLRERALLQHRFGDSLRELLHPRAGRSHEARLRVDEALAAAGLDLESLPKGSRTAVRDLERVQELRLSVALALIGRPRLLGVDDLDTKLSEAERAEVWDLLGALARAGTTVLAVCRTAPEGCVTVSTSRIDEDAAGRRAERRTEEDADALA from the coding sequence GTGGACGGCGCGCACGTCACGGCCGAGGGCCTCGGGCTCAAGGGACCACGGGGGTGGGCCTTTCGGGGCGTCACCCTCGACGCGGAACCCGGCTCGCTGATCGCGATCGAGGGACCGTCCGGCTCCGGCCGGACGTGTCTGCTGCTCGCACTCACCGGACGGATGAAGTCCACCGAGGGAGTAGCCACTGTCGGCGGATCCACACTTCCCCGGCACCTGGCGGCCGTGCGCCGCTTCGGCGCGCTCGCCAATGTGGCCGGGGTGACGGACCTGGAACCCGCCCTGACCGTCGGCGAGCACCTGCGCGAACGCGCCCTGCTCCAGCACCGGTTCGGCGACTCCCTGCGCGAGCTGCTGCACCCGCGGGCCGGGCGCTCGCACGAGGCGCGGCTGCGCGTGGACGAGGCGCTCGCCGCGGCCGGACTCGACCTGGAGTCGCTGCCCAAGGGCTCCCGGACGGCAGTACGCGACCTGGAACGGGTGCAGGAGCTGCGTCTGTCGGTCGCCCTGGCGCTCATCGGCCGGCCCCGGCTGCTGGGCGTGGACGACCTCGACACCAAGCTGTCGGAGGCCGAACGCGCCGAGGTGTGGGACCTGTTGGGGGCCCTGGCGCGCGCGGGCACGACGGTCCTGGCGGTGTGCCGTACCGCCCCCGAGGGCTGCGTCACCGTGTCCACGAGCCGGATCGACGAGGACGCCGCGGGCCGGCGGGCCGAGCGCCGCACCGAGGAGGACGCCGATGCGCTCGCCTAG
- a CDS encoding SAV_6107 family HEPN domain-containing protein yields the protein MAHSSATAAPRRRALGPAPSLTSAVPLATGPASDVHPVVRQSTAPPAALDLLAQARAGLTEAAALEAPNERYATAHLAALRTAAAVLAARGRPETSPRRRARIRSAWEVLPEIAPELAEWSALFASGAARRARAEAGIRGAANRRDADDLVRDAAMFLRLVERMLVLQPVLPRPRPDTGEPGGPGVRGDLSDAG from the coding sequence ATGGCCCACTCGTCCGCGACCGCCGCCCCCCGGCGCCGCGCCCTCGGCCCTGCCCCCTCACTGACCAGCGCCGTCCCCTTGGCGACCGGCCCCGCGAGCGATGTGCACCCCGTGGTCCGGCAGTCCACGGCCCCGCCCGCCGCCCTCGACCTGCTCGCCCAGGCCCGCGCCGGACTGACCGAGGCCGCCGCCCTGGAAGCGCCGAACGAACGCTATGCCACGGCCCACCTCGCCGCCCTGCGCACCGCCGCCGCCGTGCTCGCCGCCCGCGGCCGCCCCGAGACCTCCCCGCGCCGCCGCGCCCGGATCCGCAGCGCCTGGGAGGTGCTGCCCGAGATCGCCCCCGAACTGGCCGAGTGGAGCGCCCTCTTCGCCTCCGGCGCCGCCCGCCGGGCCCGCGCCGAGGCCGGCATCCGGGGCGCCGCGAACCGGCGGGACGCCGACGACCTCGTCCGGGACGCGGCCATGTTCCTGCGCCTCGTGGAGCGGATGCTCGTCCTCCAGCCGGTCCTGCCCCGGCCCCGCCCGGACACCGGGGAACCCGGCGGCCCCGGGGTCCGCGGTGACCTATCGGATGCGGGCTGA
- a CDS encoding methyltransferase, which produces MPDPMRPPVSPHQPHTASLRSDRSGTRASLRTAVVSEVLQDALDRRVKATGRDALDVLDTGGGSGNFAVPLARAGHRVTVVDPSPNALFALERRAAEAGVADRVRGVQGDAHGLFEVVERGGYDAVLCHGVLEYMDDPAEGMRNAVAALRPEGVLSVLAAGLGGAVLARALAGHFTDARQALQDPDGRWGPGDPMPRRFTAEQLTALVEGVGLRVGAVHGVRVFADLVPGVLVDTEPAALDALLRLEAAAAELPAFHSVATQLHVLGETPGATEV; this is translated from the coding sequence GTGCCGGACCCGATGCGCCCGCCCGTCTCCCCTCACCAGCCGCATACGGCCTCGCTGCGCTCCGACCGCTCCGGCACCCGCGCCTCGCTGCGTACCGCCGTGGTCTCGGAGGTCCTTCAGGACGCTCTCGACCGGCGGGTCAAGGCGACGGGACGGGACGCGCTGGACGTCCTCGACACCGGGGGCGGCAGCGGCAACTTCGCGGTGCCCCTCGCCCGGGCCGGCCACCGGGTGACCGTGGTCGACCCCAGCCCCAACGCGCTGTTCGCGCTGGAGCGCCGCGCCGCCGAGGCCGGCGTCGCCGACCGGGTCAGGGGCGTCCAGGGCGACGCCCACGGCCTGTTCGAGGTGGTCGAGCGCGGCGGCTACGACGCGGTGCTGTGCCACGGCGTCCTGGAGTACATGGACGACCCGGCCGAGGGCATGCGCAACGCGGTCGCGGCCCTGCGCCCCGAGGGCGTCCTCAGCGTGCTGGCCGCGGGCCTCGGCGGCGCCGTGCTCGCCCGCGCCCTCGCCGGCCACTTCACCGACGCCCGGCAGGCCCTCCAGGACCCCGACGGCCGCTGGGGCCCCGGCGACCCGATGCCGCGCCGCTTCACCGCCGAGCAGCTGACCGCGCTGGTCGAGGGTGTGGGCCTGCGGGTCGGCGCGGTGCACGGCGTGCGGGTCTTCGCCGACCTGGTGCCCGGCGTCCTGGTGGACACCGAGCCCGCCGCGCTGGACGCGCTGCTGCGCCTGGAGGCGGCCGCGGCCGAGCTGCCCGCGTTCCACTCCGTGGCCACCCAGCTGCACGTGCTCGGCGAGACGCCGGGCGCCACCGAGGTCTGA
- a CDS encoding DUF3040 domain-containing protein has translation MPLSEHEQRMLEQMERALYAEDPKFASALEGSGLRTYTRRRVYQAVAGFLVGIALLMAGMVAQLIWVSVVGFLVMLGCAVLAVTGWRKAPKPGEQPAGAVRRPVRAKRSVMDRIEERWQRRRDEQGR, from the coding sequence GTGCCGCTCTCGGAGCACGAGCAGCGCATGCTCGAGCAAATGGAGCGAGCGCTGTACGCCGAAGATCCCAAGTTCGCGTCAGCGCTTGAGGGAAGCGGGCTGCGTACGTACACCCGGCGGCGGGTCTACCAGGCGGTCGCGGGCTTCCTCGTCGGTATCGCGCTCCTCATGGCCGGAATGGTCGCCCAGTTGATCTGGGTCAGCGTCGTAGGTTTTCTCGTCATGCTCGGCTGCGCGGTACTCGCGGTCACGGGCTGGCGCAAGGCGCCCAAGCCGGGGGAACAACCCGCGGGCGCGGTACGGCGCCCGGTGCGGGCCAAGCGGTCCGTGATGGATCGCATCGAGGAACGATGGCAGAGACGGCGGGACGAACAGGGGCGGTAG
- a CDS encoding transglutaminaseTgpA domain-containing protein — protein MSGRARLALCAAAATLMASCALLPLVNGPSWLLELVPLVAVQSGVGAAARRVPLGRPLTVLAQAVATLLLLTLVFARGHAIAGVIPGPDTFSYLAELLRQGGQDVSHYAIPAPLTDGIRLLLVGGVLLIGLLVDTLAVTFRSAAPAGLPLLALYSVAAGLSQGGPDWLWFLVAAGGYLMLLLAEGRDRLAQWGRVFGTASRAEGGPPDGGTVAPVRTGRRIGAVALGVALLVPLVLPAMQGGLLAADGAGVGAGPGRGGTISAVNPLVSLRDSLNTTDDRTVLSVRTSSPDISDLYLRIVSLDEFDGTTWKPAQRHIVGVPSTFPAPSGLSPDVRRDTLRTTVKAADWYAQDWLPMPYPPSKVRIGGSWRYEPVGMTLVGDHGQTTRGTTYQVTSLDVRPTAGQLATAPEPPAALRRAYTEVPGTLPKVVARTARQVTAGAKNHYEEAVRLQDWFSTDGGFQYDTQVAVGSGPDAIANFLEKKQGFCVHFSFAMAAMARTLGIPARVAVGFAPGTAQADGSVAVSLKDAHAWPELYFQGVGWTRFEPTPTRGVVPSYTQSVTPGTSQPDQSLPDRNGSSKPSAAPSAGARCAGGPGACDTPSAAAVPAGGGSGPGPWWFALTALAVLVVLAVPLSPLLWRARTRSVRLGGHARTGEGAAAHTLAAWRELTDSAWDLGIPPDESQTPRSAADRIIRLGRLDGPAGAAVHRVAGALERVLYAPRPQPAPGVAEDVRQATAALYGRAPRTARLRARLLPRSAVRLLWAASARWSTLRARATAARPVIRRPRSSER, from the coding sequence GTGAGCGGGCGGGCGCGCTTGGCGTTGTGCGCGGCGGCGGCCACCTTGATGGCCTCGTGCGCGCTGCTGCCGCTGGTGAACGGGCCGTCCTGGCTGCTGGAGCTGGTGCCGCTGGTGGCCGTGCAGAGCGGGGTGGGCGCGGCGGCGCGCCGGGTGCCGCTCGGCCGGCCGCTGACCGTGCTGGCGCAGGCGGTGGCCACGCTGCTCCTGCTCACCCTGGTCTTCGCCCGCGGGCACGCGATCGCCGGGGTGATCCCCGGCCCCGACACCTTCTCGTACCTCGCCGAACTGCTGCGGCAGGGCGGGCAGGACGTGAGCCACTACGCGATACCGGCACCGCTCACCGACGGCATCCGGCTGCTGCTGGTCGGCGGAGTGCTGCTGATCGGCCTGCTGGTGGACACCCTCGCGGTGACCTTCCGCAGTGCCGCGCCCGCCGGGCTGCCGCTGCTCGCGCTGTACTCGGTGGCCGCCGGGCTGTCCCAGGGCGGCCCGGACTGGCTGTGGTTCCTGGTGGCGGCGGGCGGCTATCTGATGCTGCTGCTCGCCGAGGGCCGGGACCGGCTCGCCCAGTGGGGCCGCGTCTTCGGCACCGCGTCCCGCGCCGAGGGCGGTCCCCCGGACGGGGGCACGGTCGCCCCGGTGCGCACCGGGCGGCGGATCGGCGCGGTCGCCCTCGGGGTGGCCCTGCTGGTACCGCTCGTGCTGCCCGCGATGCAGGGCGGACTGCTGGCGGCCGACGGCGCGGGCGTGGGCGCGGGCCCCGGCCGCGGCGGCACCATCTCCGCGGTCAACCCGCTGGTGTCGCTGCGCGACAGCCTGAACACCACCGACGACCGCACGGTGCTGTCCGTGCGCACCAGCAGCCCCGACATCTCGGACCTGTATCTGCGCATCGTCTCCCTGGACGAGTTCGACGGCACCACCTGGAAACCGGCGCAGCGGCACATCGTGGGCGTGCCGAGCACGTTCCCGGCGCCGTCCGGGCTGAGCCCCGACGTCCGGCGGGACACGCTGCGGACCACCGTCAAGGCGGCGGACTGGTACGCGCAGGACTGGCTGCCGATGCCCTATCCGCCGAGCAAGGTGCGGATCGGCGGCAGCTGGCGGTACGAACCGGTGGGCATGACCCTGGTGGGCGACCACGGGCAGACCACGCGCGGCACGACGTACCAGGTGACCAGCCTGGACGTGCGGCCGACGGCGGGGCAGCTGGCGACCGCGCCCGAACCGCCGGCCGCGCTGCGGCGTGCGTACACCGAGGTGCCGGGCACGCTGCCGAAGGTGGTGGCGCGGACCGCCCGGCAGGTCACCGCGGGCGCGAAGAACCACTACGAGGAGGCCGTACGGCTCCAGGACTGGTTCTCCACCGACGGCGGCTTCCAGTACGACACCCAGGTGGCGGTGGGCAGCGGCCCGGACGCCATAGCGAACTTCCTGGAGAAGAAGCAGGGGTTCTGCGTCCACTTCTCCTTCGCGATGGCGGCGATGGCCCGCACCCTGGGCATCCCGGCCCGGGTCGCGGTGGGCTTCGCGCCCGGCACCGCGCAGGCGGACGGTTCGGTGGCGGTGAGCCTGAAGGACGCGCACGCATGGCCCGAGCTGTACTTCCAGGGCGTGGGCTGGACCCGGTTCGAGCCGACGCCGACGCGGGGCGTGGTGCCGTCGTACACCCAGTCGGTGACGCCCGGGACCTCGCAGCCGGACCAGTCGCTGCCGGACAGGAACGGCTCCTCGAAGCCGTCGGCGGCCCCGTCGGCCGGTGCGCGCTGCGCGGGCGGTCCGGGGGCGTGCGACACGCCGTCGGCGGCGGCGGTCCCGGCCGGGGGCGGCAGCGGTCCGGGCCCGTGGTGGTTCGCGCTGACCGCGCTGGCCGTGCTGGTGGTGCTGGCCGTCCCGCTCTCACCGCTGCTGTGGCGGGCCCGGACGCGGTCGGTGCGGCTCGGCGGGCATGCCCGGACCGGTGAGGGGGCGGCGGCGCACACGCTGGCCGCGTGGCGGGAGCTGACCGACAGCGCCTGGGATCTAGGCATCCCGCCGGACGAGTCGCAGACCCCGCGGAGCGCGGCCGACCGGATCATCCGCCTGGGCCGTCTCGACGGTCCGGCCGGCGCCGCGGTCCACCGCGTCGCCGGCGCCCTGGAACGGGTCCTGTACGCCCCCCGGCCGCAGCCCGCCCCCGGGGTGGCCGAGGACGTGCGCCAGGCCACGGCGGCCCTCTACGGCAGGGCCCCCCGCACGGCCCGCCTGCGGGCCCGCCTCCTGCCCCGCTCGGCGGTCCGGCTGCTGTGGGCGGCCTCGGCCCGCTGGTCGACGCTCCGCGCCCGGGCGACGGCGGCCCGGCCGGTGATACGCCGCCCGCGTTCCTCGGAGCGCTAG
- a CDS encoding MoxR family ATPase, with protein sequence MTTYDGRENLSDLSATVERVRGSVEGVIEGKPEVVRIALTVLLAEGHLLIEDVPGVGKTMLAKALARSIDCSVRRIQFTPDLLPSDITGVSIWDQQRRDFEFKPGAVFAQIVIGDEINRASPKTQSALLESMEERQVTIDGQSYELPSPFMVVATQNPVEMEGTYPLPEAQRDRFMARVSVGYPSMAAELQMLDVHGGANPLDDLQPVAHAHEIVKLIDVVRGVYVAEPVRRYAVELVAATRVHPDLRLGASPRATLHLLRAAKASAALAGRDYVLPDDLQELAVAVLAHRLLPTAQAQLNRRGAEQVVQEILQRTPVPAAPGPRGGLDGIGRGVPAYPQQPPRGL encoded by the coding sequence GTGACGACCTATGACGGTCGAGAGAACCTCAGCGATCTGAGCGCCACGGTGGAACGGGTGCGCGGCTCGGTGGAAGGCGTGATCGAGGGCAAGCCCGAGGTCGTGCGGATCGCGCTGACCGTGCTGCTCGCCGAGGGCCATCTGCTGATCGAGGACGTTCCCGGCGTGGGCAAGACGATGCTCGCCAAGGCGCTGGCGCGGTCCATCGACTGCTCGGTGCGGCGCATCCAGTTCACGCCCGACCTGCTGCCCTCGGACATCACCGGTGTCTCCATCTGGGACCAGCAGCGCCGCGACTTCGAGTTCAAGCCGGGCGCGGTCTTCGCGCAGATCGTGATCGGCGACGAGATCAACCGCGCCTCGCCCAAGACCCAGTCGGCGCTGCTGGAGTCCATGGAGGAGCGCCAGGTCACCATCGACGGACAGTCCTATGAACTGCCCAGTCCTTTCATGGTGGTGGCCACGCAGAACCCGGTCGAGATGGAGGGCACCTACCCGCTGCCCGAGGCCCAGCGCGACCGCTTCATGGCCCGGGTCTCCGTCGGCTACCCGAGCATGGCGGCCGAGCTCCAGATGCTGGACGTACACGGCGGGGCCAACCCGCTGGACGACCTCCAGCCGGTGGCGCACGCGCACGAGATCGTGAAGCTGATCGACGTGGTGCGCGGGGTGTACGTCGCCGAACCGGTGCGCCGGTACGCGGTGGAGCTGGTCGCCGCCACCCGCGTCCACCCCGACCTCAGACTCGGGGCCTCGCCGCGGGCCACGCTGCATCTGCTGCGCGCCGCGAAGGCGTCCGCCGCCCTGGCCGGCCGGGACTACGTGCTGCCGGACGACCTCCAGGAACTCGCCGTGGCCGTCCTCGCGCACCGGCTGCTGCCCACCGCCCAGGCCCAGCTCAACCGCCGCGGCGCGGAGCAGGTGGTGCAGGAGATCCTCCAGCGCACCCCGGTGCCCGCGGCCCCGGGCCCGCGCGGCGGACTCGACGGCATCGGCCGCGGCGTGCCCGCCTATCCCCAGCAGCCCCCGCGAGGTCTGTGA
- a CDS encoding carbonic anhydrase produces MSTSAAVPTGSEGAISGRGAVTDRLVKANQRYAAEFTDPGMDARPVLKVAVVACMDARLDLHAALGLELGDCHTIRNAGGVVTDDVIRSLTISQRALGTRSVVLIHHTGCGMETITEEFRHDLEMEVGQRPAWAVESFRDVDQDVRQSMQRVRTSPFLLSTEDVRGFVFDVRTGALREVDPA; encoded by the coding sequence ATGTCGACTTCCGCAGCAGTTCCCACTGGATCCGAAGGCGCCATAAGTGGCCGTGGCGCCGTGACCGACCGCCTGGTGAAGGCCAACCAGCGGTACGCCGCCGAGTTCACCGATCCGGGCATGGACGCCCGTCCCGTGCTCAAGGTCGCCGTCGTGGCGTGCATGGACGCCCGTCTCGACCTGCACGCCGCGCTCGGCCTGGAGCTGGGTGACTGTCACACCATCCGCAACGCGGGCGGCGTCGTCACCGACGACGTCATCCGCTCCCTGACCATCAGCCAGCGGGCGCTGGGCACCCGCAGCGTGGTGCTCATCCACCACACGGGCTGCGGCATGGAGACCATCACCGAGGAGTTCCGGCACGACCTGGAGATGGAGGTCGGCCAGCGCCCGGCGTGGGCGGTGGAGTCCTTCCGCGACGTCGACCAGGACGTACGGCAGTCGATGCAGCGGGTGCGCACCTCGCCGTTCCTGCTGAGCACCGAGGACGTGCGCGGCTTCGTCTTCGACGTGCGCACCGGCGCGCTGCGCGAGGTGGACCCGGCCTGA